The Thiomonas sp. FB-Cd genome includes a window with the following:
- a CDS encoding AraC family transcriptional regulator, producing MALSDAIRAQINRSEGVEMVVVNVRNEEAFDPTSHVLPRGTLFLLTEGLVAVETRQGRFVAGARSIGWMPPGAPHAVQSYGPTAGFGAFLRPDLCVGMPAHPANFQATALAVLVLQRAVGWPIDSALAPAQRRLVLVLLDELQQASAQPLQLPWPEDERLLAVARALLANPASPRRLQQWARFAEMSPRSLSRKFVQETGMTFARWRQWARLIQSLEWLAEGQAVKSVSLSLGYSSVSAFIKVFREALGSTPAAYFQTRAADAERAGRRDSQADPIRPAE from the coding sequence ATGGCACTGTCTGATGCGATCCGCGCTCAAATCAACCGGTCCGAAGGGGTTGAAATGGTTGTCGTGAACGTGCGCAACGAGGAAGCGTTCGACCCCACCAGTCATGTGCTGCCTCGGGGCACCTTGTTCCTGCTGACAGAGGGCCTGGTGGCTGTCGAGACGCGGCAGGGGCGTTTCGTTGCGGGGGCGCGCTCGATCGGCTGGATGCCACCGGGGGCGCCGCATGCAGTGCAGTCTTACGGCCCGACAGCCGGATTCGGCGCGTTCCTGCGCCCGGATCTTTGCGTTGGCATGCCTGCGCATCCCGCCAATTTTCAGGCCACTGCTCTGGCCGTGCTGGTGCTCCAGCGCGCCGTGGGCTGGCCCATCGACTCGGCGCTTGCACCCGCCCAGAGGCGTTTGGTGCTGGTGCTTCTTGACGAGTTGCAGCAAGCGTCCGCGCAGCCCCTGCAACTGCCATGGCCTGAGGATGAACGCCTGCTCGCAGTGGCACGCGCACTCCTCGCAAATCCGGCCAGCCCGCGGCGGCTCCAGCAGTGGGCACGGTTTGCCGAAATGAGCCCGCGCAGCCTGAGCCGCAAGTTTGTCCAGGAGACCGGGATGACCTTCGCGCGATGGCGGCAATGGGCCAGGCTCATCCAGTCGCTCGAGTGGCTGGCCGAAGGGCAGGCCGTCAAGAGCGTTTCGCTCTCATTGGGCTACAGCAGCGTCAGTGCCTTCATCAAGGTTTTTCGCGAGGCGCTGGGCAGTACGCCGGCAGCCTATTTCCAAACCCGGGCCGCCGACGCAGAGCGTGCCGGGCGCCGGGACAGCCAAGCCGATCCGATTCGGCCCGCAGAATAA
- a CDS encoding O-acetylhomoserine aminocarboxypropyltransferase/cysteine synthase family protein, whose product MRFETQVIHAGYKPDPTTRAVATPIYQTVSYAFDNTQHGADLFDLKVPGNIYTRIMNPTNAVLEERVAALEGGLAALTLASGMAAITAAVQTIAEAGDNIVSSSRLYGGTYNLFAHTFPRQGIEVRFADPADPASFARLIDARTKALYCETIGNPLGNVTDIGALATVARAAGVPLIVDNTVPSPYLCRPIEHGADIVVHSLTKYLGGHGNSVGGAIVDSGKFDWSRHAERFKLLVQPDASYHGVAYAQHFGAAAFIARARVVPLRNMGAALSPLNAFLILQGIETLPLRMDRICHNALRIAEHLRKHPKVAWVGYAGLPDHPDHDVCQRLMHGRASGILGFGVKGGREAGARFQDALELFTRLVNIGDCKSLACHPATTTHRQLNEQELVAAGVTPDMVRLSIGIEHADDLIADLDRALAAA is encoded by the coding sequence ATGCGATTCGAAACCCAAGTGATTCATGCGGGCTACAAGCCCGATCCCACCACCCGCGCGGTGGCCACGCCCATCTACCAGACCGTGTCCTATGCGTTTGACAATACGCAGCACGGCGCGGACCTGTTCGATTTGAAGGTGCCGGGCAACATCTACACGCGCATCATGAACCCGACCAACGCCGTGCTGGAAGAGCGCGTGGCTGCACTGGAAGGCGGGTTGGCTGCACTCACACTTGCCTCGGGCATGGCGGCCATCACGGCAGCCGTGCAGACGATCGCGGAGGCCGGGGACAACATCGTCTCCAGCAGCCGGCTGTATGGTGGCACCTACAACCTGTTTGCGCACACCTTTCCTCGCCAAGGCATCGAGGTGCGCTTTGCCGATCCGGCCGACCCGGCAAGCTTTGCCCGACTGATCGATGCCCGCACCAAGGCTTTGTACTGCGAAACGATCGGCAACCCACTTGGCAACGTCACCGATATTGGCGCGCTGGCGACAGTGGCCCGTGCTGCAGGCGTTCCTCTGATCGTCGATAACACCGTACCTTCGCCGTATCTGTGCCGTCCCATTGAGCATGGCGCTGACATCGTGGTGCATTCGCTCACCAAGTACCTGGGCGGGCATGGCAACAGCGTGGGGGGGGCCATCGTCGATTCGGGCAAGTTCGATTGGTCCAGGCACGCTGAGCGATTCAAGCTGTTGGTGCAGCCGGACGCGAGCTACCACGGCGTGGCTTATGCGCAGCATTTTGGGGCAGCCGCCTTCATCGCCCGGGCTCGCGTCGTGCCGTTGCGCAATATGGGAGCGGCGCTGTCGCCTCTCAACGCCTTTCTGATTCTGCAGGGCATCGAAACACTCCCGCTGCGCATGGATCGGATCTGCCACAACGCGCTGCGTATTGCCGAGCACTTGCGCAAGCATCCCAAGGTGGCCTGGGTCGGCTATGCGGGCCTGCCCGATCATCCAGACCATGATGTATGCCAGCGCCTGATGCACGGTCGAGCCTCCGGTATCCTTGGCTTCGGCGTGAAGGGAGGCAGAGAGGCCGGGGCACGCTTCCAGGACGCCCTGGAACTCTTCACGCGGCTGGTGAATATTGGTGATTGCAAATCGCTCGCCTGCCACCCGGCCACGACCACCCATCGCCAATTGAATGAGCAGGAGCTGGTGGCTGCCGGGGTCACGCCGGATATGGTGCGCCTCTCCATCGGCATCGAGCATGCCGACGACCTGATCGCCGATTTGGATCGCGCGCTGGCGGCGGCCTGA
- a CDS encoding glycine zipper 2TM domain-containing protein: protein MTQNPIPPQSTTGSSIPKAAWIAAGTIGTLIVVLLAAVLYKLSAPAAPTSALPGPAPASMPAPPGQTLGAGNNPQSAVAVTNANPAAPGSAQFPALRPSTTQAGQEPRPASGRTASVTGRSSGDERAERPVASTGSTNGAYAPQTFSPQQAPVQQPQVCSTCGTVVAVAPVQQPGQANGVGAVVGGLVGGLLGNQVGGGNGRTAATVIGAVGGGLAGNEVQKRVNAKTVYQVQVRMDDGQVRTTTVGVEPPVGQRVQFGADGGLNPLP, encoded by the coding sequence ATGACGCAAAACCCCATTCCACCCCAGTCGACAACCGGCTCATCGATCCCCAAAGCGGCCTGGATCGCCGCCGGTACGATCGGGACGCTTATCGTGGTTCTGCTGGCGGCCGTGCTTTATAAGCTGAGTGCGCCTGCTGCACCAACCAGTGCACTTCCGGGGCCGGCCCCGGCCTCGATGCCGGCGCCGCCAGGCCAGACGCTTGGCGCAGGCAACAATCCACAATCGGCAGTTGCCGTCACGAATGCGAATCCTGCAGCACCCGGTTCGGCGCAATTCCCCGCATTGCGACCGTCCACCACGCAAGCGGGGCAGGAGCCAAGGCCGGCGAGTGGTCGTACAGCTTCGGTGACGGGCCGGTCGTCGGGCGACGAGCGCGCTGAGCGACCCGTCGCAAGCACAGGCAGCACCAATGGCGCATATGCACCGCAGACATTTTCGCCCCAGCAGGCGCCGGTGCAGCAGCCGCAAGTTTGCAGTACCTGTGGCACGGTGGTGGCGGTGGCCCCGGTGCAGCAACCGGGTCAAGCCAACGGTGTAGGCGCGGTGGTGGGCGGCTTGGTCGGCGGCTTGCTCGGTAACCAGGTCGGAGGTGGCAACGGGCGCACCGCCGCCACGGTGATTGGCGCCGTCGGCGGCGGCTTGGCGGGCAACGAGGTGCAAAAACGCGTGAACGCCAAGACCGTATACCAGGTGCAGGTCCGCATGGATGATGGCCAGGTTCGCACCACGACCGTGGGCGTCGAGCCTCCCGTGGGCCAGCGCGTGCAGTTTGGCGCCGATGGGGGCCTGAATCCCTTGCCCTGA
- a CDS encoding accessory factor UbiK family protein, translated as MKTPTPNSPKAFLRRAAEALEQSPLKDVQRNARALALSAAGKLDLVTREEFDALQAMLAASSQRIAQLEAQVAALEAQLATTPDKTPAN; from the coding sequence ATGAAAACGCCCACCCCGAATTCGCCCAAGGCCTTCCTGCGCCGCGCCGCCGAGGCGCTGGAACAATCCCCGCTGAAAGATGTGCAACGCAACGCGCGGGCGCTGGCGCTGTCAGCGGCAGGCAAGCTGGACTTGGTCACACGCGAGGAATTCGACGCGCTGCAGGCCATGCTCGCTGCATCAAGCCAGCGCATCGCGCAACTGGAAGCTCAGGTCGCTGCCCTGGAGGCACAGTTGGCCACCACCCCGGACAAAACGCCTGCCAACTGA